The genomic stretch AAAGAAGTATTCAGGATGCTGGGCAACTTGTTCATCAATTCCACAGCCCCGAAATACGCTGTAAGTTCCAACGCTGTAATGATCGTGGCATGGCTTGCTCTAGAATCGCCGGCCTCGTAGAATTGTACTTCGGACATAACCTGAGCTGCGTTTTTTTGGTATAGACAAAGTTACTAATTGTGATGTATAACGTACAGACGTTTGTGATTGTGGTTTCTGCTTCCGGAAATCACTGTTGTCGCATTTGGTCAAAGTACTCTTGCTTCGTATAATGTACTAATCGTATGGCATCGCTCTCTTCGTCGACAGTGACCAGTCCGTGGCAACTCGAGACTATGAGATCAACTTCCGGGACGCTGTCATCATCAAACTCTTGTGGGACACTGCCGCTATCCAGTTCCATATGCACTGCGAGAGCACGCTGAAGctctatttttttaagttGTCTCTTTGCATGGCAAAGCCAAGACAAAGCACTTGTCGCCAGATGACGAAAACCTGGTTTTTGCTCCTTGATCCTCTTTATTGTATCGTCATAAACGGCTCTTAGCACTTCGAGTTTCTGATCTTCCCTCTGATCCTGGCTTCTTTGCTGGAATTTTTTCAATGATTGCTTCATTTCCCTTGGTGTGACCCTATCTTCCAGAGTGCCGAGGTAGAGCTGTGCTAGGAGGAACCTGTGCCAATTGTGAGCGCATGATTTACCAGCATCTCTATAGAGGGTTGGGTACTAACATTCCTTGAGCAATGTTCGTAATATCTGACTTTATTTGCTCTTTTAGATTGATATTATCGTGAACAAACTTGGGAAGTATCGACATGTGACCATCGAGATACTTGTATATATCGTCCCGGCTGGCCACAACATCTAATGAAATGCATCCTTGGAACacattttttatttctaaaATTGGTCGTGAGGTTACGAAAATCTTG from Trichoderma atroviride chromosome 3, complete sequence encodes the following:
- a CDS encoding uncharacterized protein (EggNog:ENOG41), which encodes MTAGAYAKDLLGIILPSKVEAEQRLSEVLTQVRDTVANIETNVKDIRSRMSSEEDLKILNWLADSNYSSQQNDYLSRRQQGTGQWLLDSKEYQDWLSTDKQTLFCPGIPGATVGIAYNYYIFKRQDQQTADKLMASLLRQLCFSQSSRPEAVKSLHDKHYYRKTLPSLDEIASALQFVVKTFSRVFIAIDALDECRIKERPLFLSEIFKIQKEINAKIFVTSRPILEIKNVFQGCISLDVVASRDDIYKYLDGHMSILPKFVHDNINLKEQIKSDITNIAQGMFLLAQLYLGTLEDRVTPREMKQSLKKFQQRSQDQREDQKLEVLRAVYDDTIKRIKEQKPGFRHLATSALSWLCHAKRQLKKIELQRALAVHMELDSGSVPQEFDDDSVPEVDLIVSSCHGLVTVDEESDAIRLVHYTKQEYFDQMRQQ